In the genome of Nycticebus coucang isolate mNycCou1 chromosome 12, mNycCou1.pri, whole genome shotgun sequence, one region contains:
- the LAT2 gene encoding linker for activation of T-cells family member 2, whose amino-acid sequence MSVGTELLWPGAALLLLGATAGLCVRCSRPGAKRSEKIYEQRSLQESRRSFAVAQTYSLVGQPWSGPLVDTISDVGPMRKDKLLEFSPSLEDPTSPRYQNFSKGSRHGLNAAYIDPIAGDYCSWEQFPEASEDNDDANSYENVLICKPRTPGPDTEESEDYQNLASIHQWQESRRAVEQVWSKAPPSPGSPDEDGDPDYVNGDVEAREA is encoded by the exons ATGAGCGTAGGGACGGAGTTGCTGTGGCCTGGGGCAGCACTGCTGCTGCTGGGGGCCACGGCCGGCCTGTGTGTGCGCTGCTCCCGCCCAG GTGCAAAGAGGTCGGAGAAAATCTATGAGCAGAGAAGTCT GCAGGAGAGTCGGCGGAGCTTTGCAGTGGCCCAGACCTATTCCT TGGTTGGACAGCCATGGTCAGGGCCTCTGGTGGACACAATCTCTGACGTGGGACCCATGAG GAAGGACAAGCTGCTGGAGTTCTCCCCCAGCTTGGAGG ATCCTACATCCCCCAGGTACCAGAACTTCAGCAAAG GAAGCAGACACGGATTGAATGCAGCCTACAT AGACCCCATTGCTGGGGACTACTGCAGCTGGGAGCAGTTCCCAGAGGCCTCAGAAG ACAACGATGATGCCAATTCCTATGAGAACGTGCTCATCTGCAAGCCCAGAACCCCAGGACCAG ACACTGAGGAATCTGAAGATTATCAGAACTTGGCATCCATCCATCAGTGGCAGGAGTCCAGGAGGGCTGTGG AGCAAGTCTGGAGCAAAGCACCGCCCTCCCCAGGAAGCCCAGATGAGGATGGAGATCCAGATTATGTGAACGGGGATGTGGAGGCCAGGGAAGCCTAG